Proteins encoded together in one Rhinopithecus roxellana isolate Shanxi Qingling chromosome 3, ASM756505v1, whole genome shotgun sequence window:
- the TLX3 gene encoding T-cell leukemia homeobox protein 3, with amino-acid sequence MEAPASAQTPHPHEPISFGIDQILNSPDQDSAPAPRGPDSASYLGGPPGGRPGATYPSLPASFAGLGAPFEDAGSYSVNLSLAPAGVIRVPAHRPLPGAVPPPLPSALPAMPSVPTVSSLGGLNFPWMESSRRFVKDRFTAAAALTPFTVTRRIGHPYQNRTPPKRKKPRTSFSRVQICELEKRFHRQKYLASAERAALAKSLKMTDAQVKTWFQNRRTKWRRQTAEEREAERQQASRLMLQLQHDAFQKSLNDSIQPDPLCLHNSSLFALQNLQPWEEDSSKVPAVTSLV; translated from the exons ATGGAGGCGCCCGCCAGCGCGCAGACCCCGCACCCGCACGAGCCCATCAGCTTCGGCATCGACCAGATCCTTAACAGCCCGGACCAGGACAGCGCACCCGCCCCGCGGGGCCCCGACAGcgccagctacctgggagggcCCCCGGGGGGCCGTCCGGGCGCCACATACCCGTCTCTGCCCGCCTCCTTTGCGGGCCTCGGCGCGCCCTTCGAGGACGCGGGATCTTACAGTGTCAACCTGAGCCTAGCGCCTGCCGGCGTGATCCGGGTCCCGGCGCACAGGCCGCTGCCCGGGGCCGTGCCACCGCCTCTGCCAAGCGCGCTACCCGCCATGCCCTCCGTGCCCACGGTGTCCAGCCTGGGCGGCCTCAATTTCCCCTGGATGGAGAGCAGCCGCCGCTTCGTCAAAGACCGCTTCACAG CGGCGGCCGCACTCACGCCCTTCACCGTGACCCGGCGCATCGGCCACCCCTACCAGAACCGGACGCCGCCCAAGCGTAAGAAGCCGCGCACGTCCTTTTCCCGGGTGCAGATCTGTGAGCTGGAAAAGCGCTTCCATCGCCAGAAGTACCTGGCCTCTGCCGAGAGGGCGGCGCTCGCCAAGTCCCTCAAAATGACGGACGCGCAGGTCAAGACCTGGTTCCAAAACCGGAGGACCAAGTGGCG GCGGCAGACGGCGGAGGAGCGGGAGGCGGAGCGGCAGCAGGCGAGCCGGCTCATGCTGCAGCTGCAACACGACGCCTTCCAAAAGAGCCTCAACGACTCCATCCAGCCCGACCCGCTCTGTCTGCACAACTCGTCACTCTTTGCTCTGCAGAATCTGCAGCCCTGGGAGGAGGATAGTTCCAAGGTTCCCGCCGTCACCTCCCTGGTGTGA
- the LOC104670118 gene encoding uncharacterized protein LOC104670118 — MHPFSYNGVATPGRPGVIRRSPLDTTAAGGTKGAHSRGQALRCLRAGRGEHRSVLRTPEDADPRGENSPPPGFRPRRRGHFGDTPWLRPGGPRRDSQVPTRASCGWARDAGSPGGERGPDSRNSLQDGGGCRRAWEPARGSAGLGTSGYRMSKAGQLIVRANRGISLGNASGEPLRAPLQSGRWNHSPFCPRLSDCLSGPRAPWTGPHTK, encoded by the coding sequence ATGCATCCTTTCAGTTACAATGGAGTTGCAACCCCGGGACGACCCGGCGTAATCCGCAGAAGCCCCTTGGACACTACCGCTGCTGGAGGAACGAAAGGGGCGCACTCCCGGGGGCAGGCTTTGCGCTGCCTGCGCGCGGGGCGAGGGGAGCACCGTAGCGTTCTCCGCACTCCAGAGGACGCCGACCCGCGTGGGGAGAATTCGCCCCCGCCCGGGTTTCGGCCGCGGCGTCGCGGCCACTTTGGAGACACTCCCTGGCTTCGGCCAGGCGGACCGAGGCGTGACTCGCAGGTGCCCACGCGTGCCAGCTGCGGCTGGGCTAGGGACGCGGGGTCGCCCGGTGGGGAGCGGGGACCTGACTCTCGAAATTCGTTGCAGGATGGAGGGGGCTGCCGTCGCGCATGGGAACCCGCTCGCGGCTCGGCGGGTCTAGGGACTTCGGGTTACCGAATGTCAAAGGCCGGGCAGCTCATAGTTAGAGCAAATCGCGGGATTTCTTTGGGAAACGCGAGTGGTGAGCCCCTCCGggctccactccagtctgggcgctGGAACCACTCCCCGTTCTGCCCGCGCCTCAGTGACTGTCTATCCGGGCCCAGGGCACCGTGGACAGGACCGCACACAAAGTAG